One genomic region from Candidatus Caldarchaeum subterraneum encodes:
- a CDS encoding DNA/RNA helicase — MTKIIDNSKETLQSILLKELQEASEIAIATAYFNITGFGDIEQGLADKPLRLLLGRPPTEQIEWEEEVLHELEEYEDDPHYFKLLQRAIQFFEQPSRQVRIVDGKFFHGKAFLGVHPSFKEVRRGFAIVGSSNFTHGGLTTNRELNMFTTERQTVQELAEWFQQQWSDTASREYKNEFLALLKTYITSWSAYEVAAKALWETYKKDIAEKRPTILKDLYPHQQLTFVDALDKIETYGGVVIADSTGLGKTLTALALAHYYKGQGVRTLLIAPKSILDTTWKTEMEKTDITIINTINSEKLSADPESINHYLDNQKKIGLIIVDEAHYFRHPATNRYNALYRLVKMTNAKLVLMTATPVNTSLMDLYHIMALYLNEDAIYDEYRTTLRDYFIQNQKKWLNNEPVDMDDILRKFVVRHSRQLAKALDREGRIRFPERLLHTIHYDLPIDVEKLYNILDSLNLSFYELSVDKLSTEFKLPNGRPASTYIEQAKNLKNLVKEIHKIGLLKRLESSIHAFKESINRMKTYIEYANRYATENNIFIPPRLKGELFALLDDEEEPEELPKIEDLFSKHIHLLRRCKLSEEEARQFIEKNQEDLKKINEILAMLPKQDPKLEALLTELKTLAKKLTNNNGIIIFTQYVDTASYLFNHLKTIHQQTLLVTGRGGENSSGKRLDEAEAVELFQKNGGIMVSTDVLSAGQNLQNAQHVINYDFPWNPVTLIQRAGRIDRIGSPYDHVYLHNMMPSQGSPDDPHSLEYFLKLLSRLYLRLAMISSTVGLDASTLGEEAIPRDFTEQKRIAAEDRSILAEIEKRIEQFTRDPLDDLARIINEKGLDWVEKLPNGIGALKKDNLNAVFALFTDGQQLHWRMKNLDTGETSTKPSEIVPILLRGDPHSKGERINYDTLVDKLKQLKEELKTELDKKHAIETTIEGMPIHSNKTIREIYDALEKTGEEGIKLAAIFKKHANNPNIVKQLKKALNQGNLLEEAKKLLKNEPQTKTINPTQKRKIKRICWCLITK, encoded by the coding sequence TTGACCAAGATAATTGACAACTCAAAAGAGACTCTGCAAAGTATTCTCCTGAAAGAGCTCCAAGAAGCATCAGAGATAGCAATAGCCACCGCCTACTTCAACATAACAGGCTTCGGCGACATAGAACAAGGACTAGCCGACAAACCGCTACGACTCCTCCTCGGAAGACCCCCCACCGAACAAATAGAATGGGAAGAAGAAGTCCTCCACGAACTCGAAGAATACGAAGACGACCCCCACTACTTCAAACTCCTACAGAGAGCCATACAATTCTTCGAACAACCATCCAGACAAGTCAGAATAGTTGATGGAAAGTTTTTCCACGGAAAAGCATTCCTCGGCGTCCACCCATCCTTCAAAGAAGTAAGAAGAGGCTTCGCAATAGTAGGCTCCAGCAACTTCACCCACGGCGGACTCACAACCAACAGAGAACTCAACATGTTCACAACAGAGAGACAAACCGTGCAAGAACTCGCCGAATGGTTCCAGCAACAATGGAGCGACACAGCCTCCAGAGAATACAAAAACGAGTTCCTAGCCCTCCTCAAAACCTACATCACATCATGGAGCGCCTACGAAGTCGCAGCAAAAGCACTCTGGGAAACCTACAAAAAAGACATAGCGGAAAAAAGACCCACAATACTCAAAGACCTCTACCCACACCAACAGCTCACATTCGTCGACGCACTCGACAAAATCGAAACATACGGAGGCGTCGTGATAGCAGACTCCACCGGCCTAGGAAAAACACTAACAGCCCTCGCCCTAGCCCACTACTACAAAGGCCAAGGCGTAAGAACCCTCCTCATAGCACCCAAAAGCATCCTCGACACCACATGGAAAACCGAGATGGAAAAAACAGACATCACAATAATAAACACAATAAACTCCGAAAAACTCTCAGCCGACCCAGAAAGCATCAACCACTATCTAGACAACCAAAAGAAAATAGGGCTAATAATCGTCGACGAAGCCCACTACTTCAGACACCCAGCAACAAACCGATACAACGCCCTATACAGACTAGTAAAAATGACAAACGCAAAACTAGTCCTAATGACCGCCACACCCGTAAACACAAGTCTAATGGACCTATACCACATCATGGCCCTATACCTCAACGAAGACGCAATATACGACGAATACAGAACAACACTCAGAGACTACTTCATCCAAAACCAGAAAAAATGGCTAAACAACGAACCAGTAGACATGGACGACATCCTAAGAAAATTCGTCGTCAGACACTCAAGACAACTAGCCAAAGCCCTAGACCGAGAAGGCAGAATACGATTCCCAGAAAGACTACTCCACACCATCCACTATGACCTCCCAATCGACGTAGAAAAACTCTACAACATCCTCGACTCACTCAACCTATCATTCTACGAACTCAGCGTAGACAAGCTCTCAACAGAATTCAAGCTCCCAAACGGAAGACCCGCATCAACATACATTGAACAGGCCAAGAACCTCAAAAATCTAGTAAAAGAAATCCACAAAATAGGACTGCTAAAAAGGCTCGAAAGCAGCATACACGCATTCAAAGAATCCATCAACAGAATGAAAACATACATCGAGTACGCCAACAGATACGCCACTGAAAACAACATCTTCATCCCACCAAGACTAAAAGGAGAACTATTCGCCCTACTCGACGACGAAGAGGAGCCTGAAGAACTCCCCAAGATAGAAGACCTCTTCAGCAAACACATACACCTTCTCAGGAGATGCAAACTAAGCGAAGAAGAGGCGCGGCAATTCATCGAAAAAAACCAAGAAGACCTGAAGAAAATCAACGAGATTCTAGCCATGCTCCCCAAACAAGACCCAAAACTAGAGGCCCTCCTAACAGAGCTGAAAACACTCGCCAAAAAACTCACAAACAACAACGGCATAATCATATTCACACAATATGTCGACACGGCAAGCTACCTCTTCAACCACCTCAAAACAATACATCAACAAACCCTCCTCGTAACCGGCCGAGGAGGTGAAAACAGTTCAGGTAAAAGGCTGGACGAGGCGGAAGCCGTAGAACTGTTCCAGAAAAACGGCGGAATAATGGTCAGCACCGATGTCCTAAGCGCCGGCCAAAACCTCCAAAACGCCCAACACGTCATCAACTACGACTTCCCATGGAACCCCGTCACACTAATACAGAGAGCAGGCCGTATAGACCGCATAGGCTCCCCCTACGACCACGTATACCTGCACAACATGATGCCCAGCCAAGGAAGCCCAGACGACCCACACTCACTCGAATACTTCCTCAAGCTGTTGTCAAGGCTTTACCTGAGACTGGCGATGATAAGCTCCACCGTCGGACTCGACGCCTCAACACTCGGCGAAGAAGCCATACCAAGGGACTTCACCGAGCAGAAAAGAATAGCCGCAGAAGACCGCAGCATCCTAGCGGAGATAGAGAAGAGGATTGAACAGTTTACAAGAGACCCTCTAGACGACCTAGCCCGGATAATAAACGAGAAGGGCTTGGACTGGGTTGAGAAGCTACCCAACGGCATAGGCGCGCTAAAGAAAGACAATCTCAACGCCGTCTTCGCCCTCTTCACCGACGGCCAACAACTCCACTGGAGAATGAAAAACCTAGACACAGGCGAAACATCCACAAAACCATCCGAGATAGTCCCCATCCTCCTACGCGGAGACCCACACAGCAAAGGAGAGAGAATAAACTACGACACCCTGGTGGACAAGCTCAAGCAACTAAAGGAGGAACTAAAAACAGAGCTGGACAAAAAACACGCAATAGAAACCACCATCGAAGGCATGCCAATCCACTCCAACAAAACCATACGAGAAATCTACGACGCCCTCGAAAAAACCGGAGAAGAAGGAATAAAGCTAGCAGCAATATTCAAAAAACACGCAAACAACCCAAACATCGTCAAACAATTAAAAAAAGCCCTCAACCAAGGCAACCTCCTAGAAGAAGCAAAAAAACTACTAAAAAACGAGCCACAAACCAAAACCATAAACCCAACACAAAAGCGAAAAATCAAGAGAATCTGCTGGTGCCTCATAACAAAATAA